In the Gymnodinialimonas sp. 202GB13-11 genome, one interval contains:
- a CDS encoding helix-turn-helix domain-containing protein yields the protein MEKLLDIAEVADRSGLSASGLRYYEKRKLIASVARNGLRRQYEPDVLQELALITLAKSAGFTLNEVGAVLQRPGATVIPRQALLDRADSLERQAERLVNLARMLRHVSNCPFENHFDCTRFQKLLKVATRVSER from the coding sequence TTGGAAAAACTTCTGGACATAGCCGAAGTTGCTGACCGCTCCGGGTTAAGTGCGTCGGGTCTGCGATATTACGAAAAGAGGAAACTCATTGCGTCTGTTGCTCGAAACGGGCTGCGCCGACAATACGAACCGGATGTTCTGCAAGAGCTTGCACTGATCACGCTTGCGAAATCTGCTGGTTTCACGCTCAATGAGGTGGGCGCGGTGCTACAGCGACCTGGCGCTACGGTCATTCCGCGTCAGGCATTGCTAGACAGGGCCGACAGCTTGGAGAGGCAAGCGGAGCGACTGGTAAATCTTGCGCGTATGTTGCGTCATGTGTCGAACTGCCCTTTCGAGAACCACTTCGACTGCACTCGCTTCCAGAAACTGTTGAAAGTCGCAACAAGGGTTTCGGAGCGCTGA
- a CDS encoding MFS transporter — translation MTIRTETDEEKGGRATLIGPSLSVALASLGTSTAAVTLPELSYDFRGSSLDTTFVVSAYILATTAFIVPVGRAGDLFGKRVTLVFGLCLFMFGAALAFYAAALPVLVASRLIQGAGAAAMMAMPLAQVRDTVATSQVGRWMGMMGTLSAIGTASGPALGGAIVASFGWRAVFVLQIPVAGIALALCLIFLKDCKHADTGTKIDFGGAGTLAVFIAAITFFISDMTGGFDAVTFLLLAVTLIAYAGFSAVEHRTSTPILPLELLKSPHLRLSLVMNAIVSLVMMGILVVGPFFLTVGLGLTTDQMGLAMSVGPIASALCGVPAGRLTEKIGSGRAVMIGGLAVTIAAAAMAGLPFMFGLGGFIAAFMLLSPSYQVFLAALNTSVMENALEKDRGVTSGVLNLSRNFGFILGASAISGVFWSLAGLDAGIADEAQRIRLAMAGTFALCSGLASGVALLAILAARLKADEG, via the coding sequence ATGACCATCCGAACAGAAACAGACGAAGAAAAAGGTGGAAGGGCGACCCTGATTGGCCCCAGTTTATCAGTTGCTCTAGCGTCCTTGGGGACCAGCACTGCGGCAGTTACGTTGCCCGAGCTATCGTATGACTTCCGAGGGTCCAGCCTCGACACAACATTCGTTGTCTCGGCTTACATTCTCGCTACGACGGCGTTCATCGTGCCAGTTGGGCGGGCGGGCGATCTTTTCGGCAAACGGGTAACCCTTGTTTTTGGGTTGTGTCTATTCATGTTTGGTGCGGCACTGGCTTTCTACGCAGCCGCGCTTCCAGTTCTGGTTGCCAGCCGGTTGATCCAGGGGGCAGGTGCGGCCGCAATGATGGCGATGCCTCTGGCGCAGGTGCGCGATACCGTAGCGACGAGCCAAGTCGGAAGATGGATGGGGATGATGGGAACGTTGTCGGCCATCGGCACGGCGTCCGGTCCCGCTCTCGGGGGCGCGATAGTCGCCAGCTTTGGGTGGCGCGCCGTTTTCGTGTTGCAGATACCCGTCGCTGGGATCGCTCTCGCACTGTGCCTGATTTTTCTCAAGGACTGCAAACACGCCGATACCGGCACCAAAATCGATTTTGGTGGTGCGGGCACTTTGGCCGTGTTCATAGCTGCAATCACCTTCTTCATTTCTGATATGACCGGCGGCTTTGATGCGGTGACCTTCCTGCTTTTGGCAGTCACGCTCATCGCATACGCGGGGTTTTCGGCTGTCGAGCATCGCACCAGCACGCCAATCCTACCGCTTGAATTGCTGAAGTCGCCGCACCTGCGTCTCAGTCTCGTGATGAACGCTATCGTGTCTCTGGTCATGATGGGCATCCTTGTCGTCGGCCCGTTCTTCCTGACAGTCGGGCTTGGGTTGACGACCGACCAGATGGGGTTGGCCATGTCAGTTGGTCCAATCGCCTCCGCGCTGTGTGGCGTACCGGCCGGACGGCTGACCGAAAAAATTGGGTCTGGTCGGGCTGTCATGATTGGCGGGCTTGCGGTAACTATTGCAGCGGCTGCAATGGCGGGCCTGCCCTTCATGTTCGGGCTTGGTGGGTTCATCGCTGCCTTTATGCTTTTGTCGCCCAGTTATCAGGTTTTTCTAGCCGCGCTTAACACCTCTGTGATGGAAAACGCATTGGAAAAGGACCGAGGAGTGACCTCCGGTGTCCTCAACCTAAGTCGCAACTTCGGTTTCATCTTGGGAGCCAGCGCCATCAGCGGCGTTTTCTGGTCACTTGCAGGTTTGGACGCCGGCATCGCAGACGAAGCGCAGAGGATCAGACTCGCGATGGCCGGAACGTTCGCCCTTTGCTCTGGCCTGGCGTCTGGCGTTGCACTCCTCGCGATCCTCGCCGCGCGGCTCAAAGCTGACGAGGGTTAG
- the add gene encoding adenosine deaminase, translating to MPKVELHVHLEGAIRPATLMHLAAKNRVNLPPKTLEEFDKWYEFVDFPHFAQVFQASSRCIQSAEDIHRITVDFLDGQAEQNIIHTEATYTAFTHYKTAGIPFDEQIGAIRDAANAAYSRHGITFGVIVDIARGMVSDAEAMQTAQWVADAHGDGLVIALGLGGYEKPHPAENYVTPFEFVRDAGVPAVVHAGETGGPQSIRAAVEQLNAIRVGHGVTALEDPSVVSLLKERGIVLEVCPTSNLCIGVADRIENHALPHLIEAGLKITIGTDDPPIFNTTLVDEYQKIADAFGYGRDHLIEFNRVAVEAALVSESRRAELQATLGD from the coding sequence ATGCCAAAGGTTGAATTGCACGTGCATCTCGAAGGTGCAATCAGACCCGCCACGCTGATGCATCTCGCCGCCAAAAACCGAGTGAACCTACCGCCGAAGACCCTTGAAGAGTTCGACAAATGGTATGAATTCGTTGACTTCCCGCATTTCGCACAGGTGTTTCAGGCGTCCTCTAGATGCATCCAGTCAGCAGAAGATATTCACCGCATTACCGTTGATTTCCTCGACGGTCAGGCCGAGCAAAACATTATACATACCGAGGCGACATATACGGCCTTCACACACTACAAAACCGCCGGCATCCCCTTCGACGAACAGATTGGCGCGATCCGCGACGCGGCAAACGCTGCTTATTCGCGGCACGGCATAACGTTCGGTGTTATTGTTGATATTGCCCGCGGCATGGTCAGTGACGCGGAGGCTATGCAAACGGCACAGTGGGTCGCTGACGCTCACGGCGACGGCTTGGTCATCGCCTTGGGATTGGGAGGGTACGAGAAGCCGCACCCTGCAGAGAACTATGTCACTCCCTTTGAGTTTGTGCGGGACGCTGGTGTGCCTGCCGTAGTCCATGCTGGCGAAACAGGCGGTCCACAGAGTATTCGCGCAGCTGTCGAACAACTGAATGCCATACGTGTCGGGCACGGTGTCACGGCACTGGAAGATCCTTCCGTCGTGTCGCTGTTGAAAGAACGTGGCATCGTTCTGGAAGTCTGCCCTACGTCCAACCTATGCATCGGGGTCGCGGATCGGATCGAGAACCACGCGTTGCCGCACCTGATTGAGGCGGGCTTGAAGATCACAATCGGAACGGATGACCCTCCGATTTTCAATACAACACTTGTGGATGAGTATCAGAAGATCGCTGACGCTTTCGGATACGGGCGAGACCATCTCATTGAGTTCAACCGAGTTGCTGTCGAGGCTGCGCTGGTATCAGAGTCCCGTCGCGCTGAGCTTCAGGCTACGCTCGGCGACTGA
- a CDS encoding PRC-barrel domain-containing protein has protein sequence MTVSNNRLARLSAMALLASAATALALATTAYADGHTSAFSDMEFDAEVNLNASELIGSRVYVSEMDMSDGMLPPESEREWDDIGEIHEIVLTRAGEVGSVIVDVGGFLGIGEREVAIDMSQLQFVSDGEDADEYFIVVRASVAGVEDAPEYRGTNVDMEADADMRDADDRMRLTAPAVTREGYEPADIEQLTSEMLTGARVYGSEDEDIGEIGELLLTDDGMIDRAVIDVGGFLGIGEHHVAVTMEELTILQSDGDVRVYIDATQEALEAQPEYEG, from the coding sequence ATGACAGTTTCGAACAATCGATTGGCACGGCTTTCGGCCATGGCCCTGCTTGCTAGCGCGGCCACCGCGCTAGCGCTTGCGACTACGGCTTATGCCGATGGTCACACCTCTGCGTTCTCTGACATGGAGTTCGATGCCGAGGTTAACCTCAACGCGTCGGAATTGATCGGAAGCCGCGTCTACGTATCCGAAATGGACATGAGCGATGGCATGCTGCCCCCGGAGAGCGAGCGTGAATGGGACGATATCGGAGAAATCCATGAGATCGTCCTGACCCGCGCTGGCGAAGTGGGGTCTGTTATCGTCGACGTGGGTGGTTTCCTGGGTATCGGCGAGCGTGAGGTCGCCATCGACATGTCGCAGCTTCAGTTCGTCTCCGACGGGGAAGATGCGGACGAGTATTTCATCGTTGTACGCGCAAGCGTGGCGGGCGTTGAAGATGCGCCCGAATACCGTGGTACCAACGTGGACATGGAGGCAGATGCGGATATGCGCGACGCCGACGACCGCATGAGGTTGACCGCGCCAGCCGTGACGCGCGAAGGCTATGAGCCCGCGGACATTGAGCAGTTGACCTCCGAGATGCTGACGGGTGCCCGCGTCTATGGTTCGGAAGATGAGGACATCGGCGAAATTGGCGAGCTGCTTCTGACGGATGACGGCATGATCGACCGAGCCGTGATCGATGTGGGTGGCTTTCTGGGTATAGGCGAACACCACGTGGCCGTGACGATGGAAGAACTGACGATCTTGCAAAGTGATGGCGATGTGCGGGTCTACATCGACGCCACGCAAGAGGCGCTGGAAGCACAGCCAGAATACGAAGGCTAA
- a CDS encoding GlsB/YeaQ/YmgE family stress response membrane protein: protein MTGIGWFGALIIGALAGWIAEKIMKSDMGLLMNIVLGISGALVLNGILFMVIGNTLGGSIGQLVVGAAGACLLIYVVRLIRGRA, encoded by the coding sequence ATGACTGGAATAGGTTGGTTCGGAGCGTTGATCATCGGCGCGCTGGCAGGCTGGATCGCTGAGAAAATCATGAAATCCGACATGGGTTTGCTGATGAACATCGTGCTCGGGATATCGGGCGCCTTGGTATTGAACGGGATTTTGTTCATGGTCATCGGCAACACACTTGGCGGCTCGATCGGTCAGTTGGTTGTTGGCGCCGCCGGGGCGTGCTTGCTGATCTACGTGGTTCGTCTGATCCGCGGCAGAGCCTAG
- a CDS encoding AI-2E family transporter, translating to MIDRKATPPEPIAAASEDRASRALGRLEIPIIGIFAILLLQGLVWASDFLIPLITACLGYFVLNRPRRWLEKLGIPPFVSAILFTTVLTVMIALLLVQLSAPAAQFIEDLPSLIEQIQEKLRESGGTLEAINDATVAAEEIIADQDQATVAVEVVSDTGLVATLFSMAPGFLSRIMFALLLLFFLIASGDMFFTKTVQSFDRFRDKRRAVEVLHSVEDRLGYYLGGITVINFGLGIAVAIAMALWGVPGAPVFGFMAFCLNFVPFLGGLLGASIAAAVAFVSLDGTWIAAGVFATYVILTSIEGQFVTPLLISRRMRLNTTVVFLTVAFFAWIWSVMGMVVALPILIVVKIACDETESLSTVGRFLGGLDDDDPDALEKAKAR from the coding sequence ATGATTGACCGCAAGGCAACTCCACCGGAACCGATCGCCGCCGCGTCGGAGGACCGAGCGTCAAGGGCACTGGGCAGGCTCGAGATCCCGATCATCGGCATTTTCGCCATCTTGCTGCTGCAAGGCCTGGTCTGGGCCAGCGACTTTCTGATCCCACTCATAACCGCCTGTCTTGGCTACTTTGTCCTGAACCGTCCCAGACGCTGGCTGGAGAAATTGGGCATTCCCCCCTTTGTCTCGGCCATCTTGTTCACGACGGTCCTGACCGTCATGATCGCGTTGTTACTTGTTCAATTGAGCGCACCCGCCGCCCAGTTCATCGAAGATCTGCCGTCGCTGATCGAACAGATACAGGAAAAGTTGCGGGAATCCGGCGGCACGCTTGAGGCGATCAATGACGCGACTGTCGCCGCTGAAGAGATAATCGCAGATCAGGATCAGGCAACGGTCGCGGTTGAGGTCGTCTCTGATACAGGGCTGGTTGCCACGTTATTCAGCATGGCACCTGGCTTTCTGAGCCGCATCATGTTCGCCCTTCTACTGCTGTTCTTCCTCATTGCATCTGGCGACATGTTTTTCACTAAGACTGTGCAGAGCTTTGATCGCTTCCGCGACAAGCGCCGCGCTGTGGAAGTGCTGCATTCGGTGGAAGATCGTCTTGGCTACTACCTCGGCGGGATAACCGTGATCAATTTCGGCCTTGGGATCGCCGTTGCCATTGCGATGGCATTGTGGGGCGTGCCGGGCGCCCCCGTCTTTGGTTTCATGGCATTTTGCCTGAACTTCGTCCCGTTCCTCGGCGGGCTTCTGGGCGCAAGCATCGCCGCGGCTGTGGCCTTCGTCAGCCTTGACGGGACGTGGATCGCCGCGGGCGTTTTTGCGACCTACGTCATTCTGACCTCAATCGAGGGGCAGTTCGTTACGCCTCTGCTTATCTCTCGACGGATGCGGTTGAACACCACCGTCGTGTTCCTGACGGTGGCGTTCTTCGCCTGGATCTGGTCGGTTATGGGGATGGTGGTGGCGTTGCCCATCTTGATCGTGGTCAAGATAGCCTGCGACGAGACGGAGTCGTTGAGTACCGTCGGGCGGTTCCTGGGCGGCCTTGACGACGACGATCCGGACGCGTTGGAAAAAGCGAAAGCCCGTTAA
- a CDS encoding YihY/virulence factor BrkB family protein: protein MARGRTADTPRDIPAKGWKDIAFRLKDEISEDRIGLIAAGVAFYGLLALFPAVTAIMAIGGLLIEPNAIVERLESMAGLLPQEVINIVTAQATEVAGSREGGLGLAAILGILIALYSASKGMASLMQGINVAYDEDEDRGFIKLKFVTFGLTLFLMLGLLIALMAMLALPAALALLDLGPVVEGLATLVLWTALLALTICGLSVLYRYAPSREDAEWKWASVGAVVACLVWIIASAGFAFYVSNFGSYNESFGTLAGVIVLLMWFWISAFIILLGAELNAELEAQTRRDTTTGRDEPMGARGAVKADTLGEAANSG, encoded by the coding sequence ATGGCACGCGGTCGCACTGCCGATACCCCCAGAGACATCCCCGCAAAGGGATGGAAGGACATAGCCTTTCGTTTGAAGGACGAAATCTCCGAAGATCGCATCGGATTGATCGCTGCGGGTGTGGCCTTTTATGGACTGTTGGCGCTGTTCCCCGCTGTCACGGCGATCATGGCTATTGGCGGGCTTTTGATCGAACCCAACGCCATTGTTGAGCGGCTTGAAAGCATGGCGGGCCTGTTGCCGCAGGAAGTCATCAATATCGTGACGGCACAGGCGACCGAGGTGGCCGGTTCGCGCGAGGGCGGGCTCGGCCTGGCGGCAATTCTGGGCATCCTGATTGCGCTCTATTCCGCATCCAAGGGTATGGCGAGCCTGATGCAGGGGATCAATGTGGCCTACGATGAAGACGAAGACCGTGGCTTCATCAAACTCAAGTTTGTGACTTTCGGGCTGACCTTGTTCCTGATGTTAGGTCTGTTGATTGCCCTGATGGCGATGCTAGCCTTGCCGGCTGCCTTGGCACTGCTGGACCTGGGCCCGGTTGTGGAGGGCCTCGCCACCCTCGTGCTTTGGACAGCCCTCCTCGCGCTCACGATCTGCGGGTTGTCGGTTCTCTACCGCTACGCGCCCTCACGCGAAGACGCCGAGTGGAAATGGGCCTCTGTGGGCGCTGTTGTGGCCTGTCTGGTCTGGATCATCGCGTCAGCGGGCTTTGCGTTCTATGTTAGCAACTTCGGTTCTTACAACGAAAGCTTCGGGACGCTGGCCGGCGTCATCGTGCTTCTGATGTGGTTCTGGATTTCGGCTTTCATCATCTTGCTGGGCGCCGAATTGAATGCGGAGTTAGAGGCGCAGACACGCAGGGATACAACCACGGGCCGGGACGAACCCATGGGTGCACGGGGTGCCGTCAAGGCCGATACGTTAGGTGAGGCGGCAAATAGCGGTTAA
- a CDS encoding DUF3618 domain-containing protein translates to MTNETRSPEEIEREIEEQRSDLTSNIEDLQDKFSIDTIVRQIGDQFREHGGDMGRSISEQVKANPVPLALTGIGLAWLMFGSGKGPSVGSSARVEHDGQDNHRLVDYPVQRERPASLATRGSVGYDSIPSWARDDEGDSSSVKERVADAASGAQDQAAKGAAAAKAGVKSSAQSASDTASSVVGKVSDAAASAKASLADSASTARDNLSAAGQRIAEGTEALSEDGRRRVITARQKAMELRRQTARSVQQGSDAAADFYDRQPLVVGALAVAIGAALGGALPRSKVEDDLMGTQSDALFSEAERVFEEEKAKAMAVGQSVKEEAKDIASETKSDLDSGAPGEKSAAQAVSDKAKSAVHRVADAAETAAKDEKLGKPNT, encoded by the coding sequence ATGACAAATGAGACCCGCTCCCCCGAAGAGATCGAACGCGAGATCGAAGAGCAGCGCTCGGACCTGACGTCGAATATCGAAGATTTGCAAGACAAGTTCTCGATCGACACCATCGTGCGCCAGATCGGCGACCAGTTCCGCGAACATGGCGGCGATATGGGCCGGTCGATCAGCGAACAGGTCAAGGCAAACCCCGTGCCACTGGCGCTCACGGGAATTGGCCTCGCGTGGTTGATGTTCGGCAGCGGCAAGGGTCCGTCCGTGGGGTCCTCTGCGCGGGTCGAGCATGACGGCCAAGATAATCATCGGTTGGTTGACTACCCGGTTCAACGCGAACGGCCCGCATCACTCGCAACACGCGGCAGCGTAGGGTACGACAGCATACCGTCATGGGCACGCGACGATGAGGGCGACAGCTCCTCGGTTAAGGAACGGGTTGCGGATGCCGCCTCCGGCGCGCAGGACCAAGCGGCGAAAGGTGCCGCCGCGGCCAAAGCAGGCGTAAAGTCGTCAGCGCAATCGGCATCCGACACGGCGTCGAGCGTGGTGGGCAAAGTGAGCGATGCGGCCGCATCGGCCAAGGCAAGCCTCGCCGACAGTGCCAGTACCGCCCGCGATAATCTGTCAGCCGCAGGTCAGCGGATCGCGGAAGGCACGGAAGCGCTGTCCGAGGACGGCCGCCGTCGTGTGATCACCGCCCGACAGAAGGCGATGGAACTTCGTCGCCAGACAGCGCGTTCTGTCCAGCAAGGCAGTGATGCCGCGGCGGATTTCTATGACCGGCAGCCTCTGGTCGTGGGCGCACTTGCCGTCGCTATCGGAGCGGCGTTGGGTGGGGCGTTGCCACGCAGCAAGGTTGAGGATGATCTGATGGGCACCCAGAGCGACGCACTCTTCAGCGAGGCCGAGCGGGTGTTCGAGGAAGAGAAGGCGAAGGCCATGGCCGTCGGTCAATCGGTGAAAGAGGAGGCTAAGGACATTGCGTCCGAAACCAAATCCGACCTCGACAGCGGCGCGCCGGGCGAAAAATCTGCTGCGCAAGCGGTGAGTGACAAGGCAAAGTCAGCCGTCCACCGGGTGGCAGATGCGGCTGAGACCGCAGCGAAGGACGAAAAGTTGGGCAAGCCCAACACATGA
- a CDS encoding phage holin family protein, giving the protein MSDDTTHKSAGGLLSDALGNISGLVRSEVDLARAEISENLTQAGVAIGLIAGAAIIALVSLNVLAAALVAALTELGLDGGWAALIVGVLLAGIAFALITKGINDLKLSSLAPTRTVKNVKRDAAAVKEAYDDK; this is encoded by the coding sequence ATGAGCGATGATACCACACACAAGAGTGCCGGGGGACTTCTGTCCGATGCGCTTGGCAACATCAGCGGCCTGGTCCGGAGTGAGGTTGATCTGGCCCGCGCGGAAATCAGCGAAAACCTGACCCAGGCGGGTGTCGCCATCGGCTTGATCGCCGGTGCCGCAATCATCGCGTTGGTCTCGCTTAACGTGCTGGCCGCCGCTCTGGTCGCCGCGTTGACGGAACTGGGCCTCGATGGCGGTTGGGCGGCATTGATCGTCGGCGTCCTGCTTGCCGGGATCGCGTTCGCGTTGATCACCAAGGGCATTAATGACCTGAAACTCTCCAGCCTGGCCCCGACGCGGACCGTGAAGAACGTGAAGCGCGACGCCGCAGCCGTGAAGGAGGCATACGATGACAAATGA